A region of Pyxidicoccus parkwaysis DNA encodes the following proteins:
- a CDS encoding nucleotide sugar dehydrogenase has product MVSSPLLDRIKKRDAKVGVVGLGYVGLPLGMAFAEAGFPVMGLDIDKRKIDKIEKGESYIKHIPSAPLAELSKSGKLKATSDFAKAKDMDCVIICVPTPLTASREPDMSFIVQTGEALAPYVRRGQLFILESTTYPGTTEEVLKPLLEKNGLKAGVDFHLAFSPEREDPGNKSFNTKTIPKIVGGYSPECAEVACALYGSALKEVVPVSSTRVAELAKLLENIFRCVNIAMVNEMKMLCDRMNVDVWEVIQAASTKPFGFMPFFPGPGLGGHCIPIDPFYLTWKAREYEFHTKFIELAGEVNWQMPYYVVQRTMEALNNQRKTLNGAKVLCIGAAYKKDIDDMRESPSLRVMTLLKEKGAEIDYHDPYVPELHKGHGFNMELKSVPLKVDELGKYDAVLILTDHSNIDYAAVVANAQVVIDTRNATKNVSKGREKVTKA; this is encoded by the coding sequence ATGGTGAGCAGCCCGCTGCTGGATCGCATCAAGAAGCGGGACGCGAAGGTGGGGGTTGTGGGGCTTGGCTACGTCGGTCTTCCGCTGGGCATGGCCTTCGCGGAGGCGGGTTTCCCCGTGATGGGGCTCGACATCGACAAGCGCAAGATCGACAAGATTGAAAAGGGCGAGAGCTACATCAAGCACATCCCCAGCGCGCCGCTGGCGGAGCTGAGCAAGTCGGGCAAGCTGAAGGCGACGTCGGACTTCGCGAAGGCGAAGGACATGGACTGCGTCATCATCTGCGTCCCCACGCCGCTCACCGCCTCGCGCGAGCCGGACATGAGCTTCATCGTGCAGACGGGTGAGGCGCTCGCTCCGTACGTGCGCCGCGGCCAGCTCTTCATCCTCGAGTCGACCACCTACCCTGGGACGACCGAGGAGGTGCTCAAGCCCCTGCTGGAGAAGAACGGCCTCAAGGCCGGCGTCGACTTCCACCTGGCCTTCAGCCCCGAGCGCGAGGACCCGGGCAACAAGAGCTTCAATACGAAGACGATTCCGAAGATTGTCGGCGGCTACTCTCCCGAGTGCGCCGAGGTGGCGTGCGCCCTCTACGGCAGCGCCCTGAAGGAAGTGGTGCCGGTGTCCTCCACCCGCGTGGCGGAGCTCGCCAAGCTGCTGGAGAACATCTTCCGCTGCGTCAACATCGCCATGGTCAACGAGATGAAGATGCTCTGCGACCGGATGAACGTGGACGTCTGGGAGGTCATCCAGGCCGCCAGCACCAAGCCCTTCGGCTTCATGCCCTTCTTCCCGGGCCCGGGCCTCGGTGGGCACTGCATCCCCATCGACCCGTTCTACCTGACGTGGAAGGCGCGCGAGTACGAGTTCCACACCAAGTTCATCGAGCTGGCCGGCGAGGTGAACTGGCAGATGCCCTACTACGTGGTGCAGCGCACCATGGAGGCCCTCAACAACCAGCGCAAGACGCTCAATGGCGCCAAGGTCCTCTGCATCGGCGCGGCCTACAAGAAGGACATCGACGACATGCGCGAGAGCCCCTCGCTGCGCGTCATGACGCTGCTCAAGGAGAAGGGCGCCGAAATCGACTACCACGACCCGTACGTGCCCGAGCTCCACAAGGGCCACGGCTTCAACATGGAGCTGAAGTCGGTGCCGCTGAAGGTGGACGAGCTCGGCAAGTACGACGCGGTCCTCATCCTCACGGACCACTCGAACATCGACTACGCGGCCGTGGTGGCCAACGCGCAGGTCGTCATCGACACGCGCAACGCCACGAAGAATGTCAGCAAGGGCCGCGAGAAGGTGACGAAGGCCTGA
- a CDS encoding alginate lyase family protein — MARQALYRRRERADEVQLLQAFGATSADTLADLALGQRSSRIWCEGSHRVSVLEALASIPGAIERARARAFAALRQEWEIFGTRVAFGEGQPVDWSLDPISGHRYPVEPVERMPLHSKGKDPKYPWVMGRLDSVVALAQGYWVADATVERSRFASGFVTQTLDFLQANPVGMGVHWTCPMEIALRAANIAQALAMFADAPEVRRPEFLVPVLGSLAEHTAWVEAHLEDRGAVPNNHLVSNYVGLLVVGLLFPELPGAPQQVALAVAGLREQVEKQVHLEGTSFEGSIPYHRLSVELFTLAYLVARGAGVSLGPAYESRLRRMFHAVRAWCSEAGLAPQIGDNDSGRVFPLRERDDNSHGYLVGLGAALFGDMGLGGGELPDEAAWLLGRAGAERFHALPVAPAPVSVSFPEGGFHILRGAGAVITVCAGKQGQGGVGGHSHNDKLSFELHLDGRPVIVDPGTGTYTRDPATRNWFRGTAAHNTVQVDGAEQATLDPARLFALPEEARARVVAFLPGGTVDRLLVRHDGYRMLPAPVGIERTFRLDRHERALSGRDRFIGMGRHDVVGRFHLPDEAARLVAPPMQVLERARRVAEGPVEFEPLAVELGPEGAPHAWLVVEKGLALKLAPSRYSPGYGRVEPALAVEFRGQVTPPVWLRWVVVFR, encoded by the coding sequence GTGGCCAGGCAGGCGCTGTATCGCCGGCGAGAGCGCGCCGACGAGGTCCAGCTCCTCCAGGCCTTCGGTGCCACGAGCGCCGACACGTTGGCCGACCTGGCCCTGGGGCAGCGCTCCTCGCGCATCTGGTGCGAAGGCTCGCACCGGGTCTCCGTGCTCGAGGCCCTCGCGTCCATTCCCGGCGCCATTGAACGCGCCCGCGCTCGCGCCTTCGCGGCGCTCCGTCAGGAATGGGAAATCTTCGGCACCCGCGTGGCCTTCGGTGAGGGCCAGCCCGTGGACTGGTCCCTGGACCCCATCAGCGGCCACCGCTACCCGGTGGAGCCCGTGGAGCGGATGCCGCTGCACTCGAAGGGGAAGGACCCGAAGTACCCGTGGGTGATGGGCCGCCTCGACAGTGTGGTGGCGCTGGCCCAGGGCTATTGGGTTGCGGATGCAACCGTGGAACGCTCGCGCTTTGCCTCGGGCTTCGTGACGCAGACGCTGGACTTCCTCCAGGCCAACCCCGTGGGCATGGGTGTCCACTGGACGTGCCCCATGGAGATTGCGCTGCGCGCGGCGAACATCGCGCAGGCGCTGGCCATGTTCGCCGACGCACCCGAGGTGCGCAGGCCCGAGTTCCTGGTGCCGGTGCTGGGCTCGCTCGCCGAGCACACCGCGTGGGTGGAGGCCCACCTCGAAGACCGGGGCGCGGTGCCCAACAACCACCTCGTCTCCAACTACGTGGGCCTGCTCGTCGTGGGCCTGCTCTTCCCGGAGCTGCCGGGCGCGCCGCAGCAGGTGGCGCTCGCGGTGGCCGGCTTGCGCGAGCAGGTGGAGAAGCAGGTGCACCTCGAGGGCACGTCCTTCGAGGGCTCCATTCCCTATCACCGGCTCTCGGTGGAGCTCTTCACGCTGGCCTACCTCGTGGCGCGCGGCGCGGGCGTGTCGCTGGGGCCGGCGTACGAGTCACGGCTGCGCCGCATGTTCCACGCCGTGCGCGCGTGGTGCTCGGAAGCCGGCCTGGCGCCGCAGATTGGCGACAACGACTCCGGCCGCGTCTTCCCGCTGCGCGAGCGTGACGACAACTCGCACGGCTACCTGGTGGGCCTGGGCGCGGCGCTCTTCGGCGACATGGGCCTGGGCGGTGGTGAGCTTCCGGACGAGGCGGCGTGGCTGCTGGGCCGTGCGGGCGCGGAGCGCTTCCATGCGCTTCCCGTGGCTCCCGCGCCCGTGTCGGTGAGCTTTCCGGAAGGTGGCTTCCACATCTTGCGCGGCGCGGGTGCCGTTATCACTGTCTGCGCGGGCAAGCAGGGGCAGGGCGGAGTCGGAGGCCACAGCCACAACGACAAACTTTCTTTCGAGCTCCACCTCGACGGGCGCCCCGTCATCGTGGACCCCGGCACGGGCACGTACACGCGAGACCCGGCCACGCGGAACTGGTTCCGCGGCACCGCGGCGCACAACACGGTGCAGGTGGATGGCGCGGAGCAGGCCACCCTCGACCCGGCGCGGCTCTTCGCGCTGCCAGAGGAGGCCCGTGCTCGCGTGGTGGCCTTCCTTCCCGGAGGCACCGTGGACCGGCTGCTGGTCCGCCATGACGGCTACCGCATGCTGCCGGCGCCGGTGGGCATCGAGCGCACGTTCCGCCTGGACCGGCACGAGCGCGCGCTGTCGGGGCGCGACAGGTTCATCGGCATGGGCCGCCACGACGTCGTGGGCCGGTTCCATCTGCCGGACGAGGCGGCTCGGCTGGTGGCACCTCCGATGCAAGTCCTCGAGCGCGCGCGCCGCGTGGCGGAAGGGCCGGTGGAGTTCGAGCCGCTCGCGGTGGAGCTGGGCCCGGAAGGGGCTCCGCACGCGTGGCTGGTGGTGGAGAAGGGATTGGCGCTGAAGCTGGCGCCGTCGCGGTATTCGCCAGGGTATGGCCGGGTGGAGCCGGCGCTGGCGGTGGAGTTCCGGGGGCAGGTGACACCTCCGGTGTGGCTGAGGTGGGTGGTTGTCTTCAGGTGA
- a CDS encoding sensor histidine kinase has translation MGRRIEDSLDARVETVLAAVAERALRCGTRAGLDALVREALRLTGATGAALYDGRTCVARAGHAAPVRACASTARRQALVVWPEPLGVSNQEVLRRLARFGGSLMAAHAREVDAGARQARLLEAKQRLERAVSHAERRRSRASHDLRTPLMVMKGYVDMMVKGTAGPLTPAMQRYLDRMQRVANDQGALIERRLAKNVDECVEDSRPLLRAAFLPSMRGGRSADVTMTLPDRPVALKGPRDSVELLIRTLARAVVSAGGAVSVRVEPAEDLGMWRLRVDARGSRTLTEKTTAVLQHLAQRLRGGLARPSEGGGELVVHLPADDTVPAALATQGA, from the coding sequence ATGGGGCGGCGCATCGAGGACAGCCTCGATGCAAGGGTGGAAACAGTGCTCGCGGCGGTAGCCGAGCGAGCGCTTCGGTGCGGCACGCGTGCGGGACTGGACGCACTGGTGCGCGAGGCACTGAGGCTGACCGGGGCCACGGGCGCGGCGCTGTATGACGGGCGTACGTGTGTCGCGAGGGCGGGCCACGCCGCTCCGGTGCGAGCGTGTGCCTCGACGGCGCGAAGGCAGGCGCTGGTGGTGTGGCCGGAGCCGCTGGGTGTCTCGAATCAGGAGGTGCTCAGGCGACTCGCGCGCTTCGGTGGCTCATTGATGGCGGCGCATGCGCGTGAGGTGGACGCGGGAGCACGGCAGGCGCGGCTGTTGGAAGCGAAACAGCGGCTGGAGCGCGCGGTGTCACACGCGGAGCGGCGGCGCTCGCGGGCGTCGCATGACTTGCGCACGCCGCTGATGGTGATGAAGGGCTACGTGGACATGATGGTGAAGGGCACCGCGGGCCCGCTCACTCCGGCCATGCAGCGCTACCTGGACCGGATGCAGCGCGTGGCGAACGACCAGGGCGCGCTCATCGAGCGGCGTCTGGCGAAGAACGTGGACGAGTGCGTGGAGGATTCGCGTCCGCTCCTTCGCGCCGCGTTCCTTCCGTCGATGCGCGGGGGGCGCTCGGCGGACGTGACGATGACGCTGCCGGACCGGCCCGTGGCACTGAAGGGCCCGAGAGATTCGGTGGAGCTGCTGATTCGCACGCTGGCGCGCGCGGTGGTTTCAGCCGGCGGCGCGGTGAGCGTGCGCGTGGAGCCGGCGGAGGACCTGGGCATGTGGCGACTGCGCGTGGACGCGCGCGGCTCGCGGACATTGACGGAGAAGACCACGGCCGTGCTGCAGCACCTCGCGCAGCGGCTTCGCGGGGGACTGGCGCGGCCCTCGGAAGGTGGAGGCGAGCTGGTGGTGCACCTGCCCGCGGACGACACCGTGCCCGCGGCGCTTGCGACTCAGGGCGCCTGA
- a CDS encoding hybrid sensor histidine kinase/response regulator, with amino-acid sequence MDAQLLRSIWPVFSAETREQIQAIGSKVLGLEGPAHERETDLLPSLKRLVHSLKGSAASLGLDDIEQVVHAIEDGLAHFKPEEQLPRAVVESMLRGLSAIETAMGRGDAGQDPVVDGLGSLLTALGREGAATASPGGASGGVAKGLDALESLEAALGALCSPDVPDRAAVVRTAVERARALRSAAESSGVEKVASLAEAAALGFTRMEPGGDSAGLAASDVAGTLVDLRAALEASGGAGAVERAVEALRTVPAPSSSEGSGVQATSGASQEARGAADRTVRVSVKTLESLALQVELLMAGRAQQARRGEAHRTLMDGMHEVLLHLERASSQLTMSGGGPALESLRSGVTLMRGLQKRLLELAKETHRDGEQLSLVVQVARDDLRDLRMVPASQVLEPLRRTVREVSARLNKEVSLDLVGGDVRLDRRILDALKDPLLHLVRNAIDHGLESTAERRAAGKSETGRLSVRVEPRGTRIAVVVEDDGAGLSPERVRATAVRRGLLTAEAAEKLTDAQAARLVFQPGFSTREQVTATSGRGVGLDVVQAAAQRLQGSVDVDFTAGKGTRFTVDLPLTLAAALGLLVRTGTTVSAIPSDSVKRVLRLSPDDVGTVAGRVVARVDGEQLTFLPLAESIGLPRLPMALDSRKLQTAALLSVGDDKVLFAIDEVVGQQEIVVRSLGRHVQGVRHLAGAAVLDDGRVVPVLNATELVRAARPETRSSPAAQVVRPRILVCDDALTTRFAMKSLLEIAGYPVVTAADGEEAWGVLERSPCQLVVSDWQMPRLDGVGLARRIKAHPTLNRTPIILVTSLDSPEDRAAGLEAGADGYLVKREVERGKLLELVRQLLPAS; translated from the coding sequence ATGGACGCACAGCTCTTGCGCAGCATCTGGCCGGTGTTCTCCGCGGAGACGCGTGAGCAGATTCAGGCCATCGGGTCGAAGGTGCTGGGGCTGGAGGGCCCCGCGCACGAGCGTGAGACGGACCTGCTCCCGTCCCTCAAGCGGCTGGTGCACAGCCTCAAGGGCTCGGCGGCCAGCCTCGGGCTGGACGACATCGAGCAGGTGGTGCACGCGATTGAAGACGGGCTGGCCCACTTCAAGCCGGAGGAGCAGCTGCCGCGCGCGGTGGTGGAGTCCATGCTGCGCGGCCTGTCCGCGATTGAGACGGCCATGGGCCGTGGAGACGCGGGGCAGGACCCGGTGGTGGATGGGCTGGGCTCGCTGCTGACGGCGCTGGGGCGCGAGGGCGCGGCGACGGCGTCCCCGGGCGGCGCGAGCGGCGGCGTGGCGAAGGGGCTGGACGCGCTGGAGTCGCTGGAGGCGGCGCTGGGCGCGCTGTGCTCGCCGGACGTGCCGGACCGCGCGGCGGTGGTGCGCACCGCGGTGGAGCGGGCTCGCGCGCTGAGGAGCGCGGCCGAGTCGTCCGGCGTGGAGAAGGTGGCCTCGCTGGCGGAGGCCGCGGCGCTGGGCTTCACGCGCATGGAGCCCGGTGGTGATTCCGCGGGCCTCGCCGCTTCCGACGTGGCGGGCACGCTGGTGGATCTGCGGGCCGCGCTGGAGGCCTCGGGCGGGGCGGGCGCCGTGGAGCGCGCGGTGGAGGCGCTGCGCACGGTGCCGGCGCCTTCGTCGTCGGAAGGTTCGGGTGTGCAGGCGACTTCGGGGGCCTCGCAGGAGGCTCGCGGCGCGGCGGACCGCACGGTGCGCGTGTCGGTGAAGACGCTGGAGTCGCTCGCGTTGCAGGTGGAGTTGCTGATGGCGGGCCGGGCGCAGCAGGCCCGGCGCGGCGAGGCACACCGCACGTTGATGGACGGCATGCACGAGGTGCTGCTGCACCTGGAGCGCGCGTCCTCGCAGCTCACCATGTCGGGCGGCGGGCCGGCGCTGGAGTCGCTGCGCTCGGGCGTGACGTTGATGCGCGGCCTGCAGAAGCGGCTGCTGGAGCTGGCGAAGGAGACGCACCGCGACGGTGAGCAGCTCTCGCTGGTGGTGCAGGTGGCGCGAGATGACCTGCGCGACTTGCGCATGGTGCCGGCGTCGCAGGTGCTGGAGCCGCTGCGGCGCACGGTGCGCGAGGTGTCCGCGCGGTTGAACAAGGAAGTCTCGCTGGACCTGGTGGGCGGGGACGTGCGGTTGGACCGGCGCATCCTCGACGCGCTGAAGGACCCGCTGCTGCACCTGGTGCGCAACGCCATCGACCACGGGCTGGAGTCCACGGCGGAGCGCCGCGCGGCGGGCAAGTCGGAGACGGGGCGGTTGTCGGTGCGGGTGGAGCCTCGGGGCACGCGCATCGCGGTGGTGGTGGAGGACGACGGCGCGGGCCTGTCGCCGGAGCGGGTGCGCGCGACGGCGGTGCGGCGCGGGCTGCTCACCGCGGAGGCCGCGGAGAAGCTGACGGACGCGCAGGCGGCGCGGCTGGTGTTCCAGCCGGGTTTCTCCACGCGCGAGCAGGTGACGGCGACCTCCGGGCGTGGCGTGGGGCTGGACGTGGTGCAGGCCGCCGCGCAGCGGTTGCAGGGCTCGGTGGACGTGGACTTCACGGCGGGGAAGGGGACGCGCTTCACGGTGGACCTGCCGCTGACGCTGGCCGCGGCGCTGGGCCTGCTGGTGCGCACGGGCACGACGGTGTCCGCGATTCCCTCCGACAGCGTGAAGCGCGTGCTGCGCCTGTCGCCCGACGACGTGGGCACGGTGGCGGGCCGCGTGGTGGCACGCGTGGACGGGGAGCAGCTCACGTTCCTTCCGCTCGCGGAGTCCATTGGCCTGCCCCGGCTGCCCATGGCGCTGGACTCGAGGAAGCTGCAGACGGCGGCGCTGCTGTCGGTGGGCGACGACAAGGTGCTCTTCGCCATCGACGAGGTGGTGGGGCAGCAGGAGATTGTCGTTCGCTCGCTCGGGCGGCACGTGCAGGGCGTGCGGCACCTGGCCGGTGCGGCGGTGCTGGACGATGGGCGCGTGGTGCCGGTGCTGAATGCGACGGAGTTGGTGCGCGCGGCGCGGCCGGAGACGCGCTCGTCGCCCGCGGCGCAGGTGGTGCGGCCTCGCATCCTGGTGTGTGACGACGCGCTCACCACGCGCTTCGCCATGAAGTCGCTGCTCGAAATCGCCGGCTATCCGGTGGTGACGGCGGCGGATGGTGAGGAGGCGTGGGGCGTGCTGGAGCGCTCGCCGTGTCAGCTCGTCGTGAGCGATTGGCAGATGCCCCGGCTGGACGGCGTGGGGCTCGCACGGCGCATCAAGGCGCACCCGACGCTCAATCGGACGCCCATCATCCTCGTCACCTCGCTCGACAGTCCGGAGGACCGGGCCGCGGGCCTGGAGGCGGGCGCGGATGGCTACCTCGTCAAGCGCGAGGTGGAGCGCGGCAAGCTGCTGGAGTTGGTGCGGCAGCTCCTGCCCGCGTCCTGA
- a CDS encoding chemotaxis protein CheW, with amino-acid sequence MPGEDDAKVGIDYIALRKQLDDAHALLEGTQAVSAEKRRAVLGARAKALAESRHEERQEVLSVLAFLVGGERYAVRIEHVDHVLEARGIASLPGAPRHVLGALVSRSRVVPVLDLRQLLGLEGGGMSDLGKVVVVEVGEECFGLAAQEVEGRKELPKTELSQPPPGPFLFLTQDRLTVLDLEQLGGPSARAEGE; translated from the coding sequence ATGCCCGGCGAAGACGACGCGAAGGTGGGAATCGACTACATCGCGCTGCGCAAGCAGCTCGACGACGCGCATGCGCTGCTCGAGGGCACGCAGGCGGTGAGCGCGGAGAAGCGCCGCGCGGTGCTCGGCGCGCGCGCCAAGGCGCTGGCCGAGTCGCGCCACGAGGAGCGGCAGGAGGTGCTCTCCGTGCTGGCCTTCCTGGTGGGCGGCGAGCGCTACGCGGTGCGAATCGAGCACGTGGACCACGTGCTGGAGGCGCGCGGAATCGCGTCGCTGCCCGGAGCGCCGAGGCACGTGCTGGGCGCGCTGGTGAGCCGCTCGCGCGTGGTGCCGGTGCTCGACTTGCGCCAGCTCCTCGGGCTGGAGGGCGGCGGCATGTCGGACCTGGGCAAGGTGGTGGTGGTGGAAGTGGGTGAGGAGTGCTTCGGGCTGGCGGCGCAGGAGGTGGAAGGGCGCAAGGAATTGCCGAAGACGGAGCTGTCGCAGCCGCCTCCGGGGCCCTTCCTGTTCCTCACGCAGGACCGATTGACGGTGCTGGACCTGGAGCAGCTCGGGGGACCCTCCGCGCGGGCAGAGGGGGAATAG
- a CDS encoding response regulator, whose product MKVLIVEDTKTITNLLQVYLMGWGLEFFDAPNGALGLTRARDLKPDLIISDVQMPEMDGFALCAAVRADPNLHNTPFMMLTSLKDDASRQKGKLVGASAFLNKPVSVDDLRSKVRDILKLPATRY is encoded by the coding sequence ATGAAGGTGCTCATCGTCGAGGACACGAAGACCATCACCAACCTGCTCCAGGTGTACCTCATGGGGTGGGGTCTGGAGTTCTTCGACGCGCCCAACGGCGCGCTGGGGCTCACCCGCGCGCGGGACTTGAAGCCGGACCTCATCATCTCCGACGTGCAGATGCCGGAGATGGACGGCTTCGCGCTGTGCGCGGCGGTGCGGGCCGACCCGAACCTGCACAACACGCCCTTCATGATGCTCACCTCGCTGAAGGACGACGCGAGCCGGCAGAAGGGCAAGCTCGTCGGTGCGAGCGCCTTCCTCAACAAGCCCGTGTCTGTGGATGACCTGCGCTCGAAGGTGCGCGACATCCTGAAGCTGCCCGCCACCCGGTACTAG
- a CDS encoding methyl-accepting chemotaxis protein, which produces MDVKGTKLTLPGQGAVARLSLRIKILAVTGVTGLLVAGILILAFWVQMGSAQRDDLSRRSHMVSGELAKTLTPLLVANTDPGKLQSAAHGVLRHVPDVAYVLVRDAKGDLLGEVATERFAGEDTAPPDSEEPVDRRMSVNGENVVESTTPVFAPSTTAGGAPQRVGTVQVALHEEALNEALQGTTRFTVVLGVLILAGCLLASWLMSGLIIVPLERLAHVAAGIASGNLRQQIDTRGRDEIGDVARSFAAMADALTHLLQDLRGAAAEMEREAAGVLATSTQQSAMAHQQASAINETSTTVAEIAQTSKQATAYADSVISQTQKSETLSAEGQKVVAESVDGMEKLGDQVKAIALAITDLSERTLQIGDIISTVKDVAEQSNLLALNASIEAAKAGEHGRGFAVVATEMRTLAEQSRIAADQVRGLLNEVQKGTRAAVSVTEEGSRRAQAAMELARSAGSTILGLSEVIRESSGAARQIAGNTRQQTIGVEQIATAMAELTSAMGDAVTQTRRIEQVAGNLTNLSKRFSDLVGRYQL; this is translated from the coding sequence GTGGACGTCAAGGGGACGAAGCTGACACTGCCGGGACAGGGCGCGGTGGCGCGGCTCAGCCTGAGGATCAAAATCCTCGCCGTCACTGGTGTAACCGGGTTGCTGGTGGCCGGCATCCTCATCCTGGCGTTCTGGGTGCAGATGGGCTCCGCGCAGCGCGATGACCTGTCCCGTCGCTCGCACATGGTGAGCGGCGAGCTGGCCAAGACGCTCACGCCCCTGTTGGTGGCGAACACCGACCCGGGGAAGCTCCAGTCCGCAGCGCACGGCGTGCTCCGCCACGTGCCCGACGTGGCCTACGTGCTGGTGCGCGACGCGAAGGGAGACCTGCTGGGCGAGGTTGCCACGGAGCGCTTCGCGGGCGAGGACACCGCGCCCCCCGACAGCGAGGAGCCCGTGGACCGCCGCATGAGCGTCAACGGTGAGAACGTCGTGGAGTCCACGACGCCCGTCTTCGCGCCGTCCACCACGGCGGGCGGTGCGCCGCAGCGGGTGGGCACGGTGCAGGTGGCGCTGCACGAGGAGGCGCTGAACGAGGCGCTGCAGGGCACCACGCGCTTCACGGTAGTGCTCGGCGTGCTCATCCTCGCGGGCTGCCTCCTCGCGTCGTGGCTGATGTCCGGCCTCATCATCGTCCCGCTGGAGCGCCTGGCGCACGTGGCCGCTGGCATCGCCTCGGGCAACCTGCGCCAGCAGATTGACACGCGGGGCCGCGACGAGATTGGCGACGTGGCGCGCAGCTTCGCGGCCATGGCGGATGCGCTCACGCACCTGCTCCAGGACTTGCGCGGCGCCGCGGCGGAGATGGAGCGCGAGGCGGCGGGCGTGCTGGCCACGTCCACGCAGCAGTCCGCGATGGCGCACCAGCAGGCCTCCGCCATCAACGAGACCAGCACCACCGTGGCGGAGATTGCGCAGACGTCCAAGCAGGCCACCGCGTACGCGGACTCGGTCATCTCCCAGACGCAGAAGTCGGAGACGCTCAGCGCGGAGGGCCAGAAGGTCGTCGCGGAGAGCGTGGACGGCATGGAGAAGCTGGGCGACCAGGTGAAGGCCATCGCCCTGGCGATTACCGACCTGAGCGAGCGCACCCTGCAGATTGGCGACATCATCAGCACCGTGAAGGACGTGGCCGAGCAGTCCAACCTGCTCGCGCTCAACGCCTCCATCGAGGCGGCCAAGGCGGGCGAGCACGGCCGCGGCTTCGCGGTGGTGGCCACGGAGATGCGCACGCTGGCGGAGCAGTCGCGCATCGCCGCGGACCAGGTGCGCGGCCTGCTCAACGAGGTGCAGAAGGGCACGCGCGCGGCGGTCAGCGTCACCGAGGAAGGCAGCCGGCGCGCCCAGGCGGCGATGGAGCTGGCGCGCAGCGCGGGCTCCACCATCCTCGGCCTGTCAGAGGTCATCCGCGAGTCGTCGGGCGCGGCGCGGCAGATTGCCGGCAACACGCGTCAGCAGACCATCGGCGTGGAGCAGATTGCCACGGCCATGGCCGAGCTGACGTCCGCCATGGGCGACGCGGTGACGCAGACGCGGCGCATCGAGCAGGTGGCCGGCAACCTGACGAATCTTTCCAAGCGGTTCTCGGATCTGGTGGGTAGGTACCAGCTATGA